A single region of the Streptomyces sp. NBC_01262 genome encodes:
- a CDS encoding adenylosuccinate synthetase, which translates to MHTIVVDLGYGDAGKGTVVDRLCATATATATAAAARPEPVRAVVRFNGGAQAAHNVVTTDGRHHTFAQFGSGTLQGVPTHLSRFMMVDPLALTAEADHLRALGVPDPYGLLTVDRRALLTTPYHAAANRLRELARGEARHGSCGMGIGETARYHLDHGDDAPTAADCLSRPRLIRKLTLLRDRLSDEFGGPLPAPPVPHCAAAFTAFARTVALAAEDHLPRVLARGPVVFEGAQGVLLDETHGFHPHTTWSTTTFANAETLLAEAADHTGTQPRPALRLGVVRTYTTRHGPGPHATEDPELAPLLPEPHNGHGPWQGPFRVGHFDAAAHRYAANACGGVDALAVTHLDAVPRCPRLRIIDGAQRHAPGPDPEDWSAAIGEVLGAPVVLESYGPTAADKRDRRETGKSKYVSGKSSGLYV; encoded by the coding sequence ATGCACACGATCGTCGTCGACCTCGGCTACGGCGACGCCGGCAAGGGCACAGTCGTGGACCGGCTCTGCGCCACAGCCACAGCCACAGCCACAGCCGCAGCCGCGCGCCCGGAGCCGGTCCGGGCCGTCGTCCGGTTCAACGGCGGCGCCCAGGCCGCGCACAACGTCGTCACCACCGACGGACGCCACCACACCTTCGCCCAGTTCGGCTCAGGGACCCTCCAGGGCGTCCCCACCCACCTCTCCCGCTTCATGATGGTCGACCCCCTCGCCCTCACCGCCGAGGCCGACCACCTCCGCGCCCTCGGCGTGCCCGACCCGTACGGCCTGCTCACCGTCGACCGCCGGGCGCTGCTCACCACGCCCTACCACGCCGCCGCCAACCGCCTGCGCGAACTCGCCCGCGGCGAGGCCCGCCACGGCTCCTGCGGCATGGGCATCGGCGAGACCGCCCGCTACCACCTCGACCACGGCGACGACGCCCCGACCGCCGCCGACTGCCTCTCCCGCCCCCGCCTCATCCGCAAGCTCACCCTGCTGCGCGACCGCCTGTCCGACGAGTTCGGCGGCCCGCTGCCCGCCCCGCCCGTCCCGCACTGCGCGGCCGCCTTCACCGCCTTCGCCCGTACGGTCGCCCTCGCCGCCGAGGACCACCTGCCCCGTGTGCTCGCCCGGGGCCCGGTCGTCTTCGAGGGCGCCCAGGGCGTCCTGCTCGACGAGACGCACGGCTTCCACCCCCACACCACCTGGTCGACCACCACCTTCGCCAACGCCGAGACACTCCTCGCCGAAGCCGCAGACCACACGGGCACGCAGCCCCGCCCGGCGCTGCGCCTCGGCGTCGTACGCACCTACACGACCCGCCACGGCCCCGGCCCGCACGCCACCGAGGACCCCGAACTGGCCCCGCTGCTCCCCGAACCGCACAACGGTCACGGCCCCTGGCAGGGCCCCTTCCGCGTCGGCCACTTCGACGCCGCCGCCCACCGCTACGCCGCCAACGCCTGCGGGGGAGTGGACGCCCTCGCCGTCACCCACCTCGACGCCGTCCCCCGTTGCCCACGGCTCCGCATCATCGACGGCGCCCAGCGCCATGCCCCCGGCCCCGACCCCGAGGACTGGTCGGCCGCGATCGGCGAGGTGCTGGGCGCGCCCGTCGTACTGGAGTCCTACGGCCCGACGGCGGCGGACAAGAGGGACCGCCGCGAGACCGGGAAGTCGAAGTACGTGTCCGGGAAGAGCTCGGGCTTGTACGTGTAG
- a CDS encoding NUDIX domain-containing protein, whose protein sequence is MAGHAKDSHCSSCGTAFPPDPGWPRTCPACGAVAYRNPLPVAVALLPVRDLPERDRADTSPVGLVVIRRTIPPQRGRLALPGGFIDHGETWQQAVTRELAEETGITARPEEVRLADALTDTDGGFLLLFGLLPARPAHELPRSRPTDETDGWQIITDPAELAFSLHTEAAARWFADGYASPPPRTRTA, encoded by the coding sequence GTGGCCGGCCATGCGAAAGACTCCCATTGCTCCTCCTGTGGTACCGCGTTCCCGCCGGATCCGGGCTGGCCCCGGACCTGCCCTGCCTGCGGGGCGGTCGCCTACCGCAACCCGCTGCCGGTCGCCGTGGCTCTCCTGCCCGTACGCGACCTGCCCGAACGCGACCGCGCTGACACCTCACCCGTCGGCCTGGTCGTCATCCGCCGCACCATCCCCCCGCAGCGCGGCCGCCTCGCCCTTCCCGGGGGTTTCATCGACCACGGCGAGACCTGGCAGCAGGCCGTCACCCGCGAACTCGCCGAGGAGACGGGCATCACCGCGCGCCCCGAGGAGGTACGGCTCGCCGATGCCCTCACCGACACCGACGGCGGCTTTCTCCTCCTCTTCGGACTGCTGCCCGCCCGCCCCGCCCACGAACTGCCGAGGTCGCGGCCCACCGACGAGACCGACGGCTGGCAGATCATCACCGACCCCGCCGAACTCGCCTTCTCGCTGCACACCGAGGCCGC
- a CDS encoding M15 family metallopeptidase, giving the protein MAGHGRTVSGRLTSLSRVFLLPLALLAGLVAAGPARAGSDAFGETSEAKAPAEFVALSDVDPTILQEMRYFTPHNFVGVRIDGYEQPLCILTRPAAEALHKAQVTLRAQGYSLKVYDCYRPQRAVDHFVAWAEDLDDEAMKAEFYPDVDKSRLFLDGYIAAKSGHSRGSTTDLTIVKLPAVPTRPYRPGETLVPCYAPQAQRFPDNSVDMGTGFDCFDTLSHTLDPRIQGEQLKNRLLLKNTLEDLGFVNLAEEWWHYTYKPELFPDTYFDFPVSRRSLLSAAVGP; this is encoded by the coding sequence ATGGCCGGCCACGGACGGACTGTATCCGGTCGCCTTACGTCGTTATCGCGTGTTTTCCTTCTGCCGCTCGCCCTGCTGGCGGGGCTCGTGGCGGCAGGTCCGGCGCGGGCGGGTTCCGACGCCTTCGGGGAGACCTCTGAGGCCAAGGCTCCGGCGGAGTTCGTCGCGCTCAGCGACGTCGATCCGACGATCCTGCAGGAGATGCGGTACTTCACCCCGCACAATTTCGTCGGCGTGCGCATCGACGGCTACGAGCAGCCGCTGTGCATCCTCACCCGGCCCGCCGCCGAGGCACTGCACAAGGCCCAGGTCACCCTGCGGGCGCAGGGGTACAGCCTGAAGGTGTACGACTGCTACCGGCCGCAGCGGGCGGTGGACCACTTCGTGGCCTGGGCGGAGGATCTCGACGACGAGGCGATGAAGGCGGAGTTCTATCCAGATGTCGACAAGTCGAGACTCTTCCTTGATGGGTACATCGCCGCGAAGTCCGGGCACAGCCGTGGCAGCACCACCGATCTGACGATCGTGAAGCTGCCGGCGGTGCCCACCCGGCCGTACCGCCCCGGTGAGACGCTGGTGCCGTGCTACGCGCCGCAGGCGCAGCGCTTCCCGGACAACTCGGTGGACATGGGCACGGGCTTCGACTGCTTCGACACGCTGTCTCACACGCTGGACCCGAGGATCCAGGGCGAGCAGCTCAAGAACCGGCTGCTGCTGAAGAACACCCTGGAGGATCTGGGCTTCGTCAATCTGGCGGAGGAGTGGTGGCACTACACGTACAAGCCCGAGCTCTTCCCGGACACGTACTTCGACTTCCCGGTCTCGCGGCGGTCCCTCTTGTCCGCCGCCGTCGGGCCGTAG